In Maridesulfovibrio zosterae DSM 11974, a genomic segment contains:
- the rplD gene encoding 50S ribosomal protein L4 codes for MATITIYDQTKKEVGSMDLAPEVFEVPVKPEILHLVVRSQLAAKRSGTHATKTRGMKRGGGAKPWRQKGTGRARSGSTRSPLWRGGGTTFGPQPRDYSFKVNKKVRRLGLRMALTSKFSEEKLMVVKSIDLPEIKTKLFAEVAESLGLYKALIVVKDADNKLLLSARNFPGIKLISAEQLNVYDILRHRQVVMLENAAQDLQERLK; via the coding sequence ATGGCTACCATTACTATATATGATCAAACTAAAAAGGAAGTCGGGAGCATGGATCTTGCTCCGGAAGTATTTGAAGTTCCGGTCAAGCCCGAAATCCTGCATCTCGTTGTCCGCTCTCAGCTCGCTGCTAAACGCAGCGGCACACATGCTACCAAGACTCGTGGCATGAAGCGCGGCGGCGGTGCAAAACCCTGGCGCCAGAAAGGCACAGGACGCGCACGTTCAGGCTCCACCCGTTCACCTTTGTGGCGTGGTGGGGGAACCACTTTCGGTCCCCAGCCTCGCGACTACTCCTTCAAGGTAAATAAAAAGGTCCGCCGTCTGGGTCTCAGAATGGCACTCACATCCAAATTCAGCGAAGAAAAGCTGATGGTTGTTAAGAGTATTGACCTTCCCGAGATTAAAACTAAGCTTTTTGCTGAAGTTGCAGAAAGTCTCGGACTTTATAAAGCCTTGATCGTTGTCAAGGACGCTGATAATAAACTCCTCCTTTCTGCGAGGAACTTCCCTGGCATCAAGCTTATCTCTGCCGAACAGTTGAATGTTTATGACATTCTTCGCCATCGTCAGGTTGTAATGCTTGAGAATGCAGCACAGGATTTGCAAGAGAGGTTGAAGTAG
- the rplW gene encoding 50S ribosomal protein L23 produces the protein MDYTQILIKPVISEKATDIKESSNQVTFYVLPSANKTEVKKAVEKAFDVKVDSVRIVRKRPGLRRKFGRVVGKLSGYKKAYVKLLAGEKIEFFEGV, from the coding sequence ATGGACTATACTCAGATTCTCATCAAGCCGGTCATTTCGGAAAAGGCCACTGACATTAAGGAATCATCCAATCAGGTGACCTTTTATGTGCTGCCTTCTGCCAATAAGACTGAAGTTAAAAAAGCTGTTGAAAAAGCTTTTGACGTTAAGGTTGATTCCGTACGTATCGTACGTAAAAGACCCGGTCTTCGCAGAAAGTTCGGCCGTGTTGTCGGTAAATTGTCCGGCTATAAAAAAGCTTATGTTAAGCTTTTGGCGGGCGAAAAAATCGAATTCTTCGAAGGAGTTTAA
- the rplP gene encoding 50S ribosomal protein L16, whose amino-acid sequence MLSPKKVKFRKRQKGRLKGKAQRGSTIAFGDIAIKTVEHGKLSNNQIEAARVAIMRHIKRGGQVWIRVFPDVPVTAKPAEVRQGKGKGSPVGWCAPVKPGRILYEVKGVDIELAREALVRASHKLPVKTTIVVKEGL is encoded by the coding sequence ATGCTATCACCTAAGAAAGTTAAATTCCGTAAACGTCAGAAAGGTCGCCTGAAAGGTAAAGCTCAGCGCGGTTCCACTATCGCTTTCGGTGATATCGCAATCAAAACTGTGGAACACGGAAAATTGAGCAACAACCAGATTGAAGCAGCTCGTGTCGCTATTATGCGTCACATTAAGCGTGGCGGACAGGTATGGATCAGGGTTTTCCCTGATGTGCCAGTTACTGCTAAGCCTGCTGAAGTCAGACAGGGTAAAGGTAAAGGCTCCCCCGTCGGTTGGTGCGCTCCGGTTAAGCCCGGTCGCATTCTTTACGAAGTGAAGGGCGTTGACATTGAACTGGCCAGAGAAGCTCTGGTCCGTGCATCACACAAGCTTCCTGTCAAAACTACTATTGTAGTCAAGGAGGGGTTGTAA
- the rpsC gene encoding 30S ribosomal protein S3 has translation MGQKVHPYGFRLGYTKNWLSRWFSKKDYPAFVFEDDSIRKYVKEKIFHAGISKIEIERAGGKIRLIIHTARPGIIIGRKGVEIEKLRDDLRTKFNKEFALEVNEIRRPETDAQLVAENIAQQLERRVAFRRAMKRIVGLARKFGAEGIKVACAGRLAGAEIARTEWYRDGRVPLQTLRADIDYGVARANTTYGVIGIKVWIFKGEILDHEVEQ, from the coding sequence ATGGGTCAGAAAGTACATCCATACGGGTTCAGACTTGGATACACCAAGAACTGGCTCTCCAGATGGTTCAGTAAAAAGGACTATCCCGCTTTCGTCTTTGAGGACGACAGCATTCGTAAATATGTAAAAGAGAAGATTTTCCACGCAGGAATTTCAAAGATCGAGATTGAACGTGCCGGTGGCAAAATTCGTCTGATCATTCACACTGCGCGTCCAGGTATTATTATCGGTCGCAAAGGTGTTGAAATTGAAAAGCTCCGTGATGATCTTCGTACTAAATTCAATAAAGAATTCGCTCTCGAAGTAAATGAAATTCGCCGTCCGGAAACTGATGCGCAGCTCGTTGCTGAGAATATTGCTCAGCAGCTTGAGCGCCGTGTAGCTTTCCGCCGCGCTATGAAGCGTATTGTTGGGCTTGCCCGCAAATTCGGCGCAGAGGGTATTAAAGTAGCTTGTGCTGGTCGTCTGGCCGGTGCTGAAATCGCACGTACCGAATGGTATCGCGATGGCCGCGTTCCTCTTCAGACTCTCAGAGCTGACATCGATTACGGTGTAGCAAGAGCTAACACTACCTACGGTGTCATCGGCATCAAGGTCTGGATCTTCAAAGGTGAAATTCTTGACCACGAGGTGGAACAGTAA
- the rplV gene encoding 50S ribosomal protein L22 yields MEARAIAKYMRISARKVRLVAENIKGKPVEEALNILKFTPKKGAEMLSKVLYSAVANAEQIPGVDVDSLCVDIVKIDEGPTWKRIQPRAMGRAYRICKRTSHITVVVKEM; encoded by the coding sequence ATGGAAGCAAGAGCTATTGCAAAATATATGCGCATTTCCGCTAGGAAAGTGCGCTTGGTAGCGGAAAACATCAAGGGAAAGCCTGTTGAGGAAGCACTCAACATCTTGAAGTTCACTCCCAAAAAGGGAGCTGAAATGCTCAGTAAAGTGCTTTATTCTGCTGTTGCTAACGCAGAGCAGATTCCCGGTGTGGATGTTGACTCTCTTTGTGTAGACATCGTTAAAATTGACGAAGGTCCTACTTGGAAGAGGATTCAGCCCAGGGCTATGGGGCGTGCGTACCGCATTTGCAAGCGCACAAGCCATATAACCGTCGTAGTTAAAGAAATGTAG
- the rpsS gene encoding 30S ribosomal protein S19, with protein sequence MPRSLKKGPFIDDHLLKKVVKAQESGDRKVIQTWSRRSTIIPEMVGLTFAVHNGRKFIPVFVTENMVGHKLGEFSPTRTYYGHAADKKSKAKR encoded by the coding sequence ATGCCAAGATCACTGAAAAAAGGCCCGTTTATTGACGATCATCTGCTTAAAAAGGTCGTAAAAGCTCAGGAATCAGGTGACCGCAAGGTTATCCAAACCTGGTCCCGTCGCTCAACCATCATTCCAGAAATGGTAGGTTTGACCTTCGCAGTACATAATGGCCGTAAGTTTATTCCTGTCTTCGTGACCGAAAACATGGTAGGACACAAATTGGGAGAATTCTCTCCCACCCGTACCTACTACGGCCACGCTGCGGACAAGAAAAGCAAGGCCAAACGCTAG
- the rpmC gene encoding 50S ribosomal protein L29 — protein sequence MKVKELRELDNAALEEKLMGFRQELFNLRFQHATAQLENTQRLSDVKKDIAKILTVQREKELGA from the coding sequence ATGAAAGTCAAAGAACTTCGTGAACTCGACAACGCTGCTCTGGAAGAAAAGCTGATGGGTTTCCGTCAGGAGCTTTTCAATCTTCGTTTTCAGCACGCAACTGCGCAGCTTGAAAACACCCAGAGACTCAGCGATGTTAAAAAAGACATTGCTAAAATCCTGACCGTGCAGCGCGAAAAGGAACTGGGAGCATAA
- the rpsQ gene encoding 30S ribosomal protein S17 — protein sequence MAELNLKGNRRVLNGVVISDKADKTIVVRVETLVKHPLYKKFIRRHTKFMAHDPANECSIGDKVQIVEFRPLSKRKRWHLDKILEKAV from the coding sequence ATGGCAGAGCTTAATCTGAAAGGAAACAGGCGCGTACTTAACGGCGTAGTTATCAGCGATAAGGCAGACAAGACAATTGTTGTCCGCGTTGAAACTCTCGTTAAACACCCCCTGTATAAAAAATTCATTCGCCGTCACACTAAATTCATGGCACATGATCCTGCTAATGAATGCAGTATCGGCGATAAGGTACAGATTGTTGAATTCCGCCCCTTGAGCAAACGCAAAAGGTGGCATCTCGATAAAATTCTGGAAAAAGCAGTTTAG
- the rplB gene encoding 50S ribosomal protein L2: protein MATRKLKPTSPGRRFQTISTFEEITKSTPEKSLTKGLTKTAGRNNNGRVTSRRRGGGTKRLYRIIDFKRNKVEVPAIVASIEYDPNRSARIALLNYADGEKRYILAPVGLNKGDQILAGEKADIKPGNALLLKNIPVGTIIHNIELYPGKGGQFCRAAGTYAQLVAKEGKHALLRMPSGEVRKVLAICCATVGQVGNIHHENITIGKAGRNRWLGRRPKVRGVAMNPIDHPLGGGEGRSSGGRHPCSPWGMPAKGYKTRNKKKPSSKLIVKRRGQK, encoded by the coding sequence ATGGCAACTCGCAAGCTGAAACCGACCTCTCCAGGTCGCCGGTTCCAGACTATCTCCACCTTTGAGGAGATTACCAAGTCTACTCCGGAAAAATCCCTCACAAAGGGATTAACAAAGACAGCTGGTAGAAACAACAACGGTAGGGTTACTTCCCGTCGTCGTGGTGGCGGTACTAAACGTTTGTACCGTATCATTGACTTCAAACGTAATAAAGTTGAAGTACCCGCAATTGTTGCATCAATTGAATACGATCCCAATAGAAGCGCACGCATCGCTCTGCTTAACTATGCAGACGGTGAAAAACGCTACATCCTTGCTCCTGTAGGACTTAACAAGGGTGACCAGATTCTCGCTGGAGAGAAAGCCGATATTAAACCCGGTAATGCTCTTTTGCTGAAGAATATACCTGTTGGTACTATCATTCATAATATTGAATTGTATCCCGGAAAGGGTGGACAGTTCTGCCGTGCAGCCGGTACCTATGCACAGTTAGTTGCGAAAGAAGGCAAACATGCTCTTCTTCGCATGCCTTCCGGTGAAGTCCGCAAGGTTCTCGCAATTTGTTGTGCAACCGTTGGACAGGTAGGTAACATCCACCACGAAAACATTACCATTGGTAAGGCCGGACGTAACCGTTGGCTTGGTCGTAGACCTAAAGTCAGAGGTGTCGCAATGAACCCGATCGATCACCCACTTGGTGGTGGTGAAGGTCGTAGTTCCGGTGGTAGACACCCCTGTTCTCCTTGGGGCATGCCTGCCAAGGGATACAAGACCCGCAATAAGAAGAAACCTTCTTCCAAGCTCATCGTTAAACGCCGCGGGCAGAAGTAG